A genome region from Alkalimarinus coralli includes the following:
- the kdsA gene encoding 3-deoxy-8-phosphooctulonate synthase, which yields MSKVISVQDISVANDRPFVLFGGMNVLESRDLAMQIAEQYVEVTRKLGIPYVFKASFDKANRSSIHSYRGPGMEEGLKIFEEVKATFNVPVITDVHEVYQAEPVAEVCDVIQLPAFLARQTDLVTAMAKTGAVINIKKPQFLSPSQMGNIVEKFKEAGNDKLILCERGSSFGYDNLVVDMLGFRTMKQCTGGLPLIFDVTHALQCRDPSGAASGGRRGQVAELARAGMASGLAGLFLEAHPDPDNAKCDGPSALRLDKLEPFLKQVKAIDDLVKGFEPLDTE from the coding sequence ATGTCTAAGGTAATCAGTGTTCAGGATATTTCGGTTGCTAATGATCGCCCGTTTGTTTTGTTCGGTGGAATGAATGTATTGGAGTCTCGTGACCTGGCGATGCAGATTGCAGAGCAATATGTGGAAGTGACTCGGAAGCTTGGCATTCCCTACGTTTTCAAGGCGTCATTCGATAAGGCAAATCGCTCTTCTATTCACTCATATCGCGGGCCAGGAATGGAAGAGGGCCTCAAGATATTTGAAGAGGTTAAAGCGACCTTCAATGTTCCGGTTATTACTGATGTACATGAGGTTTACCAAGCTGAACCCGTCGCGGAAGTATGTGATGTTATTCAACTACCGGCTTTTCTTGCGCGCCAAACGGATCTGGTTACGGCCATGGCTAAAACAGGCGCGGTCATAAATATTAAAAAACCGCAATTCTTGAGCCCATCACAGATGGGGAATATTGTTGAGAAGTTCAAAGAAGCGGGTAACGACAAGCTGATCTTGTGTGAGCGTGGTAGCAGCTTTGGTTATGATAATCTCGTCGTGGATATGCTTGGCTTCAGAACCATGAAACAGTGCACCGGCGGGTTGCCACTTATTTTTGATGTGACTCATGCACTCCAGTGTCGAGACCCATCGGGTGCCGCGTCTGGTGGCCGTCGTGGGCAGGTGGCTGAGTTAGCTCGCGCGGGTATGGCGTCAGGCTTGGCCGGGCTTTTCCTCGAAGCACACCCAGACCCTGATAATGCTAAATGTGATGGCCCAAGCGCACTCCGGTTAGATAAACTGGAGCCGTTTCTCAAGCAGGTCAAAGCAATTGACGACTTGGTTAAAGGCTTTGAACCACTAGATACTGAGTAG
- the ftsB gene encoding cell division protein FtsB translates to MKWLWLLMTVFIVALQIRLWVGEGSYAQVWALQKQIDEQIASNQVLADRNALLDAEVLDLKSGNEAIEERARNHLGMIHKSETFYLLIDNK, encoded by the coding sequence ATGAAATGGCTTTGGCTCTTAATGACTGTGTTCATCGTCGCACTTCAGATCCGCCTTTGGGTTGGAGAGGGGAGCTATGCACAAGTATGGGCATTGCAGAAGCAGATTGATGAGCAAATTGCCAGTAATCAAGTCTTAGCTGATAGGAATGCACTTCTTGATGCCGAAGTGCTGGATCTCAAGTCGGGCAATGAAGCCATTGAAGAGCGTGCAAGAAATCATCTGGGAATGATTCATAAGAGTGAAACCTTTTACCTGTTAATCGACAACAAATGA
- the eno gene encoding phosphopyruvate hydratase — protein MAKIVDIKGREVLDSRGNPTVEADVFLEGGIVATACAPSGASTGSREALELRDGDKSRYLGKGVLKAVEGINTTIRDALLGMDAVDQRALDNKMLELDGTDNKATLGANAILAVSLAAAKAAAQAKGVELYAHIADINGTSGQYSMPVPMMNILNGGEHADNNVDIQEFMVQPVAAPTFAEALRAGAEIFHSLKKVLKSKGLNTAVGDEGGFAPNLESNEAALAVIKDAIAETGYELGQDITLALDCAASEFYENGQYNLSGEGKVFDSEGFSDYLDDLTKKYPIVSIEDGLDESDWDGWAYATKKSGEFIQLVGDDLFVTNTRILKEGIDKNIANSILIKFNQIGSLSETLDAIKMAKDAGYTAVISHRSGETEDTTIADLAVGTCAGQIKTGSLCRSDRVAKYNRLLRIEEQLGSNAPYNGLTEINGKVRQ, from the coding sequence ATGGCAAAAATCGTTGATATCAAAGGACGTGAAGTTCTGGATTCCCGTGGTAACCCGACTGTAGAAGCTGATGTGTTTCTTGAAGGCGGAATAGTGGCGACTGCATGCGCACCTTCTGGCGCATCAACCGGTTCCCGTGAAGCACTGGAATTAAGAGACGGCGATAAGTCTCGTTACCTTGGCAAAGGCGTGCTAAAAGCGGTTGAAGGCATCAATACGACTATCCGTGATGCTCTGCTAGGAATGGATGCTGTTGACCAGCGTGCGCTCGACAATAAAATGTTAGAACTGGACGGAACAGACAACAAAGCAACCCTTGGTGCGAACGCTATTCTTGCTGTTTCTTTGGCTGCGGCAAAAGCGGCTGCACAGGCCAAGGGTGTAGAGCTTTATGCTCATATCGCCGATATCAATGGCACATCTGGACAGTACTCTATGCCAGTTCCGATGATGAATATCCTCAATGGCGGTGAGCACGCCGATAATAATGTTGATATTCAAGAGTTTATGGTACAGCCAGTGGCTGCTCCAACGTTTGCAGAAGCATTGCGTGCCGGGGCAGAAATTTTTCACTCGCTTAAGAAGGTTCTGAAGAGCAAAGGCCTCAACACAGCGGTAGGTGATGAAGGTGGATTTGCACCTAACCTTGAATCGAACGAAGCTGCACTGGCTGTTATCAAAGATGCCATTGCAGAAACGGGTTATGAATTAGGTCAGGATATTACTTTGGCACTTGATTGTGCAGCCTCCGAGTTCTACGAAAATGGCCAGTATAATCTGTCTGGTGAAGGGAAAGTCTTCGACTCGGAAGGTTTCTCTGACTACCTTGATGACCTCACTAAAAAATACCCGATTGTTTCAATTGAAGATGGCTTGGATGAAAGCGACTGGGATGGCTGGGCATATGCAACTAAAAAGTCTGGTGAGTTTATTCAGCTTGTTGGTGATGATCTGTTCGTTACCAATACCCGTATTCTAAAAGAAGGTATCGACAAAAATATTGCAAACTCCATTCTCATTAAGTTCAACCAGATTGGCAGTTTATCTGAAACTCTTGATGCGATTAAGATGGCGAAAGATGCAGGATATACCGCAGTTATTTCTCACCGCTCGGGGGAAACAGAAGACACTACTATTGCTGACTTGGCTGTAGGAACCTGTGCAGGCCAAATCAAGACCGGCTCGCTTTGCCGATCAGATCGTGTTGCCAAGTACAACCGACTACTGAGAATTGAAGAGCAGCTAGGTAGTAATGCGCCATATAACGGGCTGACTGAAATTAACGGAAAGGTTAGGCAATAA